Part of the Cohnella candidum genome, CCGAGATATCATTATGGAAATGACCTGAGGCAGAAGCCTTATAGTTTACTCCGTACGAAGATAGACGAATCGCCTGCTCCTACCATGGGAAAGGGTTGATTCGGGATTCGCTCCCGCTTGGCAATCCACCATACAAAAAAACGCAGCCGATTAGGCTGCGTTGCTTTTTATGTATGGTGGAGCCAAGGGGGATTGAAATCTTGATTGAACTTGCTGACGACGTTTAGTCGACGAAGCAGATCGCAGCGGTAGATTTCGATGCCGATTTCTTACCCCACAAAGTGACGCGTCTCTTCGAAGCTAATTCCGATTACTTTGCGGGGACCCCATCAACCGTCTTGGGTATCCTGCGCGCGGAACGCCCCCCTGAATCGGGATTCGATCCCCCTTGGCAGTCCACCATACAAAAAAACGCAGCCGATTTGGCTGCGTTGCTTTTTATGTATGGTGGAGCCAAGGGGGATCGAACCCCTGACCTCATCGCTGCCAGCGATGCGCTCTCCCAGCTGAGCTATGGCCCCATGTCTTAAGCGACAAAAATGATATTATCATGGCAAACAGGCAATGTCAATGCCATTTTCTTCAGGACGATTTCTCGTGCATATCCGCTTTTTTTCAGCAAAGGATAAGACGACATTTCGGTCAGAAAATGGGGTTGTGCGGAATGGCGCGTAACGGGGACGAGGGGATGTTGTGGCGTTGGGGACTGATCGTGCATCGCCTTCGTTGGATGGTGGTCGCGATCTCCGTTGTTATTTTTCTTCTCATGGGAACGTACGCGAGACAATTGCCGGGGCTGCTCAAGGACAACGGATTCGAACCTCGCGGGAGCGAATCGTCGCGCGGCTTAAACCTTCTTGAGAATGAATTGGGGGTGCCGCCCTCCTCCGTAACGGTCGTATACGAAAGCAACAGCCTGAATTTGACGTCCCTTGCATCTAGAAATAACATTATGTCTTCCTTAGAAGCGGTCAAAAAACTTCCCTACGTCAAACAAGTCTCCATGAACAAAACGAAGCGCTTGAACAATCGCACGGACGTCCAGTCGGCGGAAATCGAGCTGAATCTGAATAAATCGGACGCGCTGGCCCGATATCCGCATATCCGGAACCTCATTCACGCACCTTCAGGCATGAAGGTGTATGTCAACGGACCAACGGCCACTTTGTACGATATCCAAAAAGCGACGAAAAAGGATTTGTCCAAATCGGAAATTCTCGGTCTCCCGATCGCGCTCGTCGTGCTCGTTCTCATTTTCGGTTCGTTGTGGGCGGCCATTCTTCCCGTGATCGTCGGCGTGATGAGCGTCGCGTGCACGCTCGGCATCGCCTATTTCATTGCACTGAAATATTCTCTGTCCAATTTCATGCCGAACATGGTCACCATGGTGGGGCTTGCGATCGGCATCGACTACGCTTTGTTCGTGGTCAGCCGATTCCGGGAAGAGCTGGCGCGGCAGCGAGCGGTCAGCACGGCGGTGGCGAGAACGTGCCAGATGGCGGGGAAGTCCATTTTGTTCTCGGGGTTCGCGGTACTGATCGGCATGCTCGGCATGCTGTTCATCGACTTACCGGTAATGCGTGCTCTGTGTTTAGGCGGCGTATTGGTCGTGTTTTCGTCCGTGTTATTGTCACACACGCTTCTTCTGGCTTTGCTCGGCATCCTGGGTCATCAGATCAATCGTTTTGCGGTGCTGCCGTCTCTCAGGAAGAAACGTGGAAATACGGCGGCTTGGGAACGAATCGCCTTTACCGTCATGAAAAAGCCCGTCGCGGTCGTGCTGCTCATGAGCGGGCTGCTCGTTCTGCTGATGCTGCCGGTCGGCGGCATGAAGCTGGGCGTTCCAAGTGCGGAAGTGCTGCCGCCCACCTACGAATCGAGGCAAGGATCGGATCTGCTAAAAGAAACATACGACGAGCGGGAATTGAATCCGATCCAAGCGGTGGTTCAAACGGATGGCGGTACCGTGTGGCAGGAACGGACGATCCGCGATATCCGTGCTTTTACGGATACGATCTCCGGGCTAGCCGGGGTGAAACGGGTTGAAAGCTACGTGACCGTTTTGGGGGATCATACACCCGAACAGACGGCCCTTATGCTTCAAA contains:
- a CDS encoding MMPL family transporter → MLWRWGLIVHRLRWMVVAISVVIFLLMGTYARQLPGLLKDNGFEPRGSESSRGLNLLENELGVPPSSVTVVYESNSLNLTSLASRNNIMSSLEAVKKLPYVKQVSMNKTKRLNNRTDVQSAEIELNLNKSDALARYPHIRNLIHAPSGMKVYVNGPTATLYDIQKATKKDLSKSEILGLPIALVVLVLIFGSLWAAILPVIVGVMSVACTLGIAYFIALKYSLSNFMPNMVTMVGLAIGIDYALFVVSRFREELARQRAVSTAVARTCQMAGKSILFSGFAVLIGMLGMLFIDLPVMRALCLGGVLVVFSSVLLSHTLLLALLGILGHQINRFAVLPSLRKKRGNTAAWERIAFTVMKKPVAVVLLMSGLLVLLMLPVGGMKLGVPSAEVLPPTYESRQGSDLLKETYDERELNPIQAVVQTDGGTVWQERTIRDIRAFTDTISGLAGVKRVESYVTVLGDHTPEQTALMLQNGGLRQRVENLRLAKGSTAVITVVPRSTPDSKQASDLVRQLRKADSGSLKVSITGMSASRMDIMDRINRGLPAMVGFVMAITYFILFAAFRSVLLPLKAVLMNVLSLGASLGVVVIVFQKGLLAHLLHITSIGYVSIVLPVTIFCVVFGISMDYEVFLISRIKEEYEKTGDNEKSTAVGLTKTGGLITSAALILIVVVGSFVFTDIEITKALGVGLFSAIFIDATFIRVIVVPALMKLMGRANWWAPAWVK